A genomic stretch from Mariprofundus sp. NF includes:
- the recR gene encoding recombination mediator RecR — MPAPLGRVVEMLSSLPGVGPKTAMRLGLNLLSRPAEQTAALADALKSLHELVGFCEKCGCFAESGFCQYCDDTRRELHTVCLVEQPVDVLMMERGQGFRGLYHVLHGRLSPVDGIGPEQLNLTSLDKRMQGGIKELILATSATVDGEATAHYLARRYHDCEIRISRIARGVPEGGELEYLDEHTLSRAVDQRIAWDNG; from the coding sequence ATGCCAGCCCCTCTTGGTCGGGTTGTTGAAATGCTCTCATCACTGCCCGGTGTGGGGCCCAAAACCGCCATGCGGCTGGGGCTTAATCTGCTGTCGCGACCGGCCGAGCAGACGGCGGCACTGGCTGATGCACTGAAATCACTGCACGAACTGGTCGGTTTTTGCGAGAAGTGCGGCTGTTTTGCCGAGTCAGGCTTCTGTCAGTATTGTGATGATACGCGGCGCGAACTGCATACAGTCTGTCTGGTTGAGCAGCCGGTGGATGTGTTGATGATGGAGCGTGGGCAGGGTTTTCGCGGCCTCTATCATGTACTGCATGGACGCCTGAGCCCGGTTGATGGTATTGGCCCTGAGCAGCTGAACCTGACATCGCTGGATAAGCGTATGCAGGGTGGCATCAAAGAGTTGATTCTGGCTACCAGTGCTACCGTGGATGGTGAAGCCACAGCCCACTACCTTGCCCGTCGTTACCATGATTGTGAGATTCGTATTTCACGTATTGCGCGTGGTGTTCCGGAGGGCGGTGAGCTGGAGTATCTGGATGAACACACCCTGAGTCGAGCCGTGGATCAGCGTATCGCCTGGGACAATGGTTGA
- a CDS encoding YbaB/EbfC family nucleoid-associated protein: protein MNIAKMMQQAKQMQENMKIMQEELAAMEISGEAGGGMVEVLMGGDRTVRRVTIDPSLWQEQDKELIEDLVAAAFNSASQKVEVLAKQKQQSLMAGMPLPPGFSL from the coding sequence ATGAATATCGCAAAAATGATGCAGCAGGCGAAACAGATGCAGGAGAACATGAAGATCATGCAGGAGGAGCTTGCTGCCATGGAGATCAGCGGCGAGGCCGGTGGTGGCATGGTTGAAGTGTTGATGGGAGGGGATCGCACTGTACGCCGTGTTACGATCGATCCGTCACTCTGGCAAGAGCAGGACAAGGAGCTGATCGAAGATCTGGTGGCCGCCGCTTTCAACAGTGCATCACAGAAAGTAGAGGTGCTTGCCAAGCAGAAGCAGCAGTCTTTGATGGCCGGAATGCCGCTGCCTCCTGGTTTCTCTCTCTAA
- the dnaX gene encoding DNA polymerase III subunit gamma/tau, with the protein MSYLVLARRWRPQKFSDLVGQDVVVRTLKNALCSGNLAHAYLLCGIRGVGKTTIARLMAMAVNCENSTDGEPCGSCAACRGIADGSNLDVQEMDAASHTGVDDVREILDGVRYPPTSLKCKVYIIDEAHMLSKSAFNALLKTLEEPPARVLFILATTESDKLPITVRSRCQRFDLRRLGQSEISAYLEHVLSSEKIAADQDAVAAIATAADGSVRDALSLAERVLAYSSENLSIADVQSALGLVGSELVCRLSQALFAGDALAAVEVLRSAVSRGHGPRTLLLELSLLWHQLSCLKVDSSLLAEEIDAEYRDWLEKHAAVADLQALDLRYQVLLSGIRDLAIVDERMGAEMVLMRLSGLNLISPLAEVMVEPLPKPVQSEVKKPHAAMMFTAAPEVEEKVEAIEAAHVAPETVASPEPDLPMQDQSPGKKFTDWQQVVDAFHEVKPGVSAMLEHVFCVEFGGKVRLALDKHQERALATADRMAFAEWLGREVFWESQKDHAGESLSQERDRQARAETARLRKQAEDDPHIQALMREMDAQLVKVLPAGVQPDEAG; encoded by the coding sequence ATGTCTTACCTTGTACTGGCACGCCGCTGGCGCCCACAAAAATTCTCTGATCTGGTTGGTCAGGATGTGGTGGTGCGTACACTGAAGAATGCGCTTTGCAGTGGCAACCTTGCTCACGCCTATCTGTTGTGCGGAATTCGCGGGGTGGGTAAAACCACCATTGCCCGATTGATGGCGATGGCGGTGAACTGCGAAAACTCTACTGATGGTGAACCGTGTGGCAGTTGTGCTGCATGTCGCGGTATTGCCGATGGTTCCAATCTGGATGTGCAGGAGATGGATGCCGCCAGTCATACCGGTGTCGATGATGTGCGGGAGATTCTAGATGGCGTGCGTTATCCGCCAACCAGTCTAAAATGCAAAGTTTATATCATTGATGAGGCGCATATGCTCTCCAAGAGCGCCTTTAATGCACTGTTGAAAACACTGGAAGAGCCACCCGCGCGGGTGCTGTTTATTCTTGCTACGACAGAGTCGGACAAACTTCCGATTACCGTACGTTCCCGCTGCCAGCGCTTTGATCTGCGCCGGCTTGGACAGAGTGAAATCAGCGCTTATCTGGAACATGTACTCAGTTCAGAAAAAATTGCAGCCGATCAGGATGCTGTTGCCGCGATAGCCACAGCCGCCGATGGCAGTGTGCGTGATGCACTCTCACTGGCTGAGCGTGTGCTGGCCTACAGTAGCGAAAACCTCTCTATCGCTGATGTGCAGTCAGCACTCGGGCTGGTGGGCTCTGAATTGGTCTGCAGGCTTTCTCAGGCGCTGTTTGCCGGTGATGCGCTGGCAGCCGTTGAGGTATTGCGCTCCGCGGTGAGTCGAGGCCATGGGCCACGTACGTTGTTACTTGAGCTGAGCCTGTTGTGGCATCAGCTATCCTGCCTGAAAGTCGATAGCAGCCTGCTGGCTGAAGAGATCGATGCCGAGTACCGCGACTGGCTGGAAAAACATGCAGCCGTGGCCGATCTGCAGGCATTGGATTTGAGGTATCAGGTACTGCTTAGTGGTATTCGTGATCTGGCGATTGTCGATGAGCGGATGGGTGCTGAGATGGTGCTGATGCGCCTTAGCGGCCTGAATCTGATTTCTCCGCTGGCTGAGGTGATGGTTGAGCCACTGCCAAAACCTGTGCAGAGCGAGGTGAAGAAGCCGCATGCAGCCATGATGTTTACCGCTGCACCAGAGGTTGAAGAGAAGGTAGAAGCCATTGAAGCGGCACATGTAGCGCCTGAAACAGTTGCATCACCTGAGCCGGATCTGCCTATGCAGGACCAGTCACCGGGAAAAAAATTCACCGATTGGCAGCAGGTGGTAGATGCGTTTCATGAGGTTAAACCGGGTGTGTCGGCCATGCTGGAGCATGTTTTCTGCGTCGAGTTTGGCGGTAAGGTAAGGCTGGCACTGGATAAACATCAGGAGCGCGCACTTGCCACTGCAGACCGCATGGCCTTTGCCGAGTGGCTGGGTCGCGAAGTGTTCTGGGAATCCCAGAAGGATCATGCCGGCGAATCGCTTTCACAGGAGCGGGATCGTCAGGCCAGAGCGGAGACCGCTCGCCTGCGCAAGCAGGCCGAGGATGATCCCCATATACAGGCATTGATGCGTGAAATGGACGCACAATTGGTCAAGGTTCTACCTGCCGGAGTACAGCCTGATGAAGCTGGCTGA
- a CDS encoding FKBP-type peptidyl-prolyl cis-trans isomerase codes for MQTNSTSRSAILIIAIAAMLSLAGCGNSESDSQATGIGAENMAKGKAFLAENATKEGVITLPSGVQYKVIRDNYEGKVPKLTDNVHLHLKMSLIDGTVINDSNPSGKPVELYIKHTIGGWKKVLTRMNVGSKWIVYIPPHMAFSSRGNENVGPNETLICEIELLDIIW; via the coding sequence ATGCAAACGAACTCAACGAGCAGATCAGCCATCTTAATCATCGCTATAGCAGCCATGCTATCTCTGGCCGGTTGTGGCAACTCTGAATCCGATTCGCAAGCCACCGGTATTGGTGCCGAGAATATGGCCAAAGGCAAAGCATTCCTTGCAGAGAATGCAACCAAAGAGGGGGTCATCACCCTGCCTAGTGGTGTGCAGTACAAGGTTATTCGTGATAATTACGAAGGTAAAGTACCCAAGCTGACTGACAATGTGCATCTCCACCTGAAAATGTCTCTCATTGATGGCACTGTGATCAACGACTCCAATCCATCCGGAAAACCGGTAGAACTGTATATCAAACATACCATTGGTGGCTGGAAGAAGGTACTGACAAGGATGAATGTAGGCAGCAAATGGATAGTCTATATTCCACCCCATATGGCATTCAGCAGCCGTGGCAATGAGAATGTTGGCCCCAATGAGACGCTGATCTGCGAAATAGAACTTCTCGATATCATATGGTAA
- the dksA gene encoding RNA polymerase-binding protein DksA, protein MALNKKQLAEFETQLTDWKAELEMGQSANVHSMTELEQTSFPDPTDQASMETDRNFDLRIKDRERKLIKKIDQAVVRIKDGEFGECESCGGDISVKRLHARPVTTLCIECKTAQEQEERTRLD, encoded by the coding sequence ATGGCACTGAATAAGAAACAATTGGCTGAATTTGAAACGCAACTGACCGACTGGAAAGCTGAGCTGGAAATGGGTCAGAGCGCCAATGTTCACTCTATGACCGAGCTGGAGCAGACCTCTTTTCCTGATCCAACCGATCAGGCCAGTATGGAGACTGATCGCAACTTCGATCTGCGCATCAAGGATCGCGAGCGTAAGCTGATCAAGAAAATTGATCAGGCGGTTGTTCGCATCAAAGATGGTGAGTTCGGTGAGTGTGAATCGTGCGGTGGTGATATCAGTGTGAAGCGGCTGCATGCACGTCCGGTAACCACGCTCTGCATTGAGTGTAAGACTGCGCAGGAGCAGGAAGAGCGCACACGTCTGGATTGA
- a CDS encoding FAD-binding oxidoreductase: MQRGQRVFIVADETSPSASRVAAGLFNPVTGQRLVLQANAETVIPVAINFYRQLEQRFKQVFFYEKEMLRIFRNEKELLKFNQRSQDPAYTQYLGDGCTDHPLLKTTHGIFVQRNTGYLDTNALLDCFKTFFTAHASYIASCFNHAELVIKEKNVSWRGVDAQRVIFCEGFMAKENPWFNWLPFQPAKGEILSFTTDQQLPEQIINGGKWMLPVADGSFKTGATYDHDLTNIESSEAGETELMNGMQNLLSSPIDFKLLDHQVGVRPNTLDKQPFLGCHPSQPRLAIFNGFGSKGSMLIPYYAERFASHLTEGSPIPDEADISRISYD; this comes from the coding sequence ATGCAGCGCGGTCAACGGGTTTTCATCGTTGCTGACGAAACCTCACCTTCAGCCTCACGTGTGGCTGCCGGCCTGTTCAATCCGGTGACCGGACAACGACTGGTGCTGCAAGCCAATGCTGAAACAGTCATCCCTGTTGCCATCAATTTCTACCGCCAGCTGGAGCAGCGCTTTAAGCAGGTATTCTTCTATGAAAAAGAGATGTTACGCATATTCAGAAATGAAAAAGAGCTCCTGAAATTTAATCAGCGATCGCAAGATCCTGCTTATACTCAATACCTTGGAGATGGCTGCACAGACCACCCTCTTCTAAAAACCACACATGGTATATTCGTACAACGCAATACAGGTTATCTTGATACCAATGCCCTACTTGACTGCTTTAAGACGTTCTTCACTGCACATGCGAGTTATATCGCATCCTGTTTCAACCACGCTGAACTCGTCATCAAAGAAAAAAATGTTTCATGGCGTGGTGTAGATGCGCAGCGGGTGATCTTTTGCGAAGGGTTCATGGCAAAGGAGAACCCCTGGTTCAACTGGCTGCCCTTTCAGCCCGCCAAGGGTGAGATCCTCAGTTTCACAACCGATCAGCAACTGCCCGAGCAAATTATCAATGGTGGAAAATGGATGCTTCCCGTTGCTGATGGCAGTTTTAAAACCGGTGCCACTTACGATCATGACCTCACCAATATAGAATCCTCAGAAGCTGGTGAAACCGAACTGATGAATGGTATGCAAAATCTCCTGAGCTCCCCTATCGACTTCAAACTGTTGGATCATCAGGTAGGAGTAAGGCCCAACACGCTGGATAAACAGCCCTTCCTCGGCTGCCATCCATCACAACCGCGCCTGGCTATCTTCAACGGCTTTGGCTCCAAAGGGTCGATGTTGATCCCTTATTATGCGGAACGCTTTGCCAGCCACCTCACAGAGGGCTCACCTATCCCGGATGAGGCGGATATAAGCAGGATCAGTTATGACTAG
- a CDS encoding class I SAM-dependent methyltransferase: MTRISLTGQVHAHLLPHLGSDTIAIDATAGNGHDTLFLATNIGENGHVYAFDIQAQAIENSRNRLSTAGLSNRVTMIHSGHENMTAQIPDIHRGSVDIIMFNLGYLPSADKSLITTTATTIKALDAATELLAGNGIISILAYPGHPGGKEETAAVIQWANRLSQQLFTVRMHNPDQDPHTSPQWIEIIAC, encoded by the coding sequence ATGACTAGAATATCTTTGACCGGGCAGGTACACGCTCACCTGCTGCCCCATCTCGGCAGTGACACCATTGCTATTGATGCCACCGCAGGCAATGGCCATGACACCCTGTTTCTCGCTACAAACATTGGCGAAAACGGCCACGTCTACGCCTTCGATATTCAGGCGCAGGCGATTGAGAACAGCCGCAACAGATTATCAACCGCAGGTCTCTCTAATCGGGTAACCATGATTCATAGCGGTCACGAAAACATGACTGCTCAGATACCAGATATCCATCGCGGCAGCGTCGATATCATCATGTTTAATCTGGGTTATCTTCCCAGTGCAGATAAATCTCTGATTACCACCACAGCAACCACCATCAAAGCACTGGATGCTGCAACAGAGCTGTTAGCCGGAAACGGCATCATCTCTATTCTCGCCTATCCGGGACACCCCGGTGGCAAGGAGGAGACAGCGGCAGTGATTCAATGGGCAAACAGGCTATCGCAACAACTATTCACGGTACGTATGCACAACCCGGATCAGGATCCGCACACCTCACCGCAATGGATTGAGATCATCGCCTGTTAA
- a CDS encoding nitrate- and nitrite sensing domain-containing protein, whose amino-acid sequence MNSVTLKPASFSIKNRVILIVSLFVFMLLAFTVYHFSHRWGELTQISRSQDAFEVTRHVNLLVYELEKEFALTAGFLAGSKEPLRIKMLKQQQKSDDEVEKLTTLLSSYRQQWQGSVKLKSIDSMVESLQGVIALRSAGKQGSFDSYSDYTDSLIQQAGDITGMSISAELRDRFDAYMKLMWLIEESGQERGITYEMIEGGTFSVSELLKVDNYISHQNELIDRFKRVGETRFVTMLNARFDEPVVHHAEQLRAALKEQVQLNDLLNRLHATVGYGGLIHAFKNYVIRGDSDYEKLFHEQMKLFKLLSSDIKHLNLGGEIADRIAIIEATVEQYHGYIDTIGQMRGQGRSISEIDKRVRVDDRPALDAIEFLRLHITKIDSTDWWVSTSERMQHIFEVAGALEQDIHRGIGQQLQAAYRSMLYYLLLSLLLLIITLYSAYYLIRHVAGSLTLMAETLQSATHQENYELLLNESRGDEIGQLARAFNRLIGERQHAETQLLHLSEKSRHLSRRLITAAENERSYIARELHDELGQPLTAVKTIATLLAKQSEDPQVITDAGEIKLMIDRLFRNVRRILKRIRPDMLDASNLQDGLLDVIKQWQRNNNIACSFNCSGALNQLPDMVKVATYRLIQESLTNISRHAKASSVTIDVAVVRDGGPLLKLDVQDDGVGADVSSLDMMGLGMIGIHERVRSLNGKCDFISSPGKGMHIAVSIPFSHGRDVEQEELSNQTMEIFQSGRKASSND is encoded by the coding sequence ATGAATTCTGTCACCTTAAAGCCAGCATCATTCTCTATCAAAAACAGAGTCATTCTGATTGTAAGCCTGTTTGTGTTTATGTTGCTGGCTTTTACGGTTTATCACTTCAGTCATCGTTGGGGTGAGCTCACGCAGATTAGTCGTTCACAGGATGCTTTTGAGGTTACTCGTCATGTTAACCTGCTCGTTTATGAGCTTGAGAAGGAGTTCGCTCTTACGGCTGGATTTTTAGCGGGTTCAAAAGAGCCCCTGCGCATTAAAATGCTTAAGCAGCAGCAGAAAAGTGATGATGAAGTAGAGAAGCTTACCACTCTGCTCTCCAGTTACCGTCAACAATGGCAAGGTTCAGTCAAACTCAAGAGTATCGATAGTATGGTGGAGTCTCTACAGGGGGTTATCGCGCTACGCAGCGCTGGCAAGCAGGGATCTTTCGACAGTTATTCAGATTATACCGACAGCCTTATTCAACAGGCTGGAGATATCACCGGCATGAGTATAAGCGCTGAGCTAAGAGACAGGTTCGATGCCTATATGAAGCTCATGTGGCTGATTGAGGAGTCGGGGCAGGAGCGTGGAATTACCTACGAAATGATTGAAGGAGGCACATTTTCTGTCTCGGAGTTGTTGAAAGTTGATAACTATATCAGCCACCAAAATGAGCTGATTGATCGATTTAAGCGTGTTGGTGAGACTCGTTTTGTCACCATGCTTAACGCAAGGTTTGATGAGCCGGTTGTGCATCATGCCGAGCAGTTAAGAGCAGCTCTAAAAGAGCAGGTACAACTCAATGACCTGCTCAACAGGTTACATGCGACAGTGGGTTATGGCGGCCTGATCCACGCTTTCAAGAACTATGTAATCAGGGGGGATAGCGATTACGAGAAGCTGTTTCATGAGCAGATGAAGCTCTTCAAACTGTTGTCCAGTGATATTAAGCACCTGAATCTTGGTGGTGAGATCGCTGACAGGATTGCAATTATTGAGGCTACGGTAGAGCAGTATCACGGCTATATCGATACCATTGGCCAGATGCGGGGGCAGGGCAGGAGCATCTCTGAAATCGACAAACGGGTCAGAGTGGATGATCGCCCTGCATTGGATGCGATTGAGTTTTTGCGATTACACATTACTAAAATCGATTCGACAGATTGGTGGGTTTCAACTTCAGAGCGCATGCAGCATATTTTCGAGGTTGCCGGAGCGCTGGAGCAGGATATCCATCGGGGCATTGGTCAGCAGTTGCAGGCCGCTTACCGATCCATGCTCTACTACCTTCTTTTGAGTCTGCTGCTGCTTATCATTACGCTCTACTCGGCCTACTACCTCATCAGGCATGTGGCTGGATCACTCACATTGATGGCAGAAACGTTGCAATCAGCCACCCATCAGGAGAACTACGAGCTGTTATTGAATGAGTCCAGAGGTGATGAGATCGGCCAATTAGCCAGAGCATTTAACAGGCTGATCGGTGAGCGACAGCATGCCGAAACACAGCTCCTGCATCTCTCTGAGAAGAGTCGTCATCTCTCTCGCAGGCTTATCACTGCTGCCGAGAATGAGCGAAGTTATATTGCCCGTGAACTTCATGATGAGCTGGGTCAGCCCCTGACTGCGGTGAAGACCATTGCCACGCTACTGGCTAAGCAGTCAGAAGATCCACAGGTGATTACTGATGCCGGAGAGATCAAGCTGATGATCGACAGGCTGTTCAGGAATGTTCGCCGTATCCTTAAGCGCATCAGGCCGGATATGCTGGATGCATCCAATCTTCAGGATGGTCTGCTGGATGTGATTAAGCAGTGGCAAAGAAACAATAATATCGCCTGTTCATTTAACTGTTCAGGCGCACTGAATCAGCTGCCGGATATGGTGAAGGTGGCCACCTATCGATTGATTCAGGAGAGCCTCACCAACATTTCAAGGCACGCCAAAGCCAGTTCAGTGACCATTGACGTTGCGGTGGTTCGCGATGGTGGGCCACTGCTTAAACTGGATGTCCAGGATGATGGTGTCGGCGCAGATGTGAGTAGTCTGGATATGATGGGACTTGGCATGATCGGTATTCATGAACGTGTTCGATCGCTGAATGGCAAATGTGATTTTATCAGTTCCCCGGGCAAGGGTATGCATATTGCTGTCTCGATACCGTTTTCGCATGGTCGCGATGTGGAGCAGGAGGAGCTTTCGAATCAGACGATGGAGATATTCCAGTCGGGAAGAAAAGCCTCTTCCAACGATTAA
- the lipB gene encoding lipoyl(octanoyl) transferase LipB → MGSRDLIYSWLGRQAYEPLWQMLSARAGAVGKGADEEIVFCCEHEAVYTTGRRGVDNRLEELLPAAVVKSDRGGEMTFHGPGQLMLYPIIHLKNRQLGVKQYVHLLEVSCIALLRELGITAESRCGFPGVWTAEGKIAALGVRVSGGVAYHGMALNVDVDEKWFAAINPCGLQSKVVSLSSFIEPLALPELASRWSDHFNRLMSQ, encoded by the coding sequence ATGGGCAGTCGGGATCTTATCTACAGTTGGCTGGGGCGGCAGGCGTATGAACCGCTCTGGCAGATGTTATCGGCGCGTGCCGGTGCAGTTGGCAAAGGTGCGGATGAAGAGATTGTCTTCTGCTGCGAGCACGAAGCGGTCTATACGACTGGCCGCCGTGGCGTGGACAACCGTCTGGAAGAGCTTCTGCCTGCAGCAGTTGTGAAGAGTGATCGGGGTGGCGAGATGACCTTTCACGGTCCCGGCCAGCTTATGCTCTACCCCATTATTCATCTTAAAAATCGTCAGCTTGGCGTAAAGCAGTATGTGCATCTGCTTGAAGTCTCATGCATTGCGTTGCTCAGAGAACTGGGCATCACTGCAGAGAGCAGGTGTGGTTTTCCAGGTGTATGGACGGCAGAGGGTAAGATTGCTGCACTTGGCGTGCGAGTCAGTGGTGGCGTGGCTTACCACGGTATGGCACTGAATGTGGATGTTGATGAGAAGTGGTTTGCTGCGATCAATCCGTGTGGCCTGCAATCTAAGGTGGTCTCTCTCTCGTCGTTTATCGAGCCGCTTGCTCTACCTGAACTGGCCTCTCGCTGGTCTGACCACTTCAACCGGTTGATGAGCCAATGA
- a CDS encoding long-chain fatty acid--CoA ligase: MDSTESSCPGLVQVEKANCLSDLLLASPPDWLDKPMLRFRQADGTWKQWSRIRVQQAVLRVAAWLESSGVKAGDRVGILGHNCPEWFIADFAILRLGAVTVPAYFTDPLEAVQYVFADAGVSAIFVEEGDQLEKLEGIDKPLLPFHGESDSISAIALDESWDHRLEACSPERDMLATLIYTSGTTGFPKGVMLSHDNLLSDVAAGLGGVAVFSDDVFLSFLPASHAFERTVGHFLPTVCGSEIAYAEAVTTLLRDMPEVKPTVMISVPRLYEKIYAGVQAKLADGPAIKQKLFKLAQKLGMEQFELEQQGRSLSVGKAVIWSLLDNVVNAKLREKMGGSIRAFISGGAALHPDIACFLLAAGIKVLPGYGLTETSPVLSVNRFGAIKPETVGPALPGVEIKVAEDGELLVKGPMVMQGYWQRQEESAAMFDADGWLLTGDIVEVDADGYIKIVDRKKEIMVLSNGENVAPAVIEQHLTQSPAILQAMVVADNRPDVVALIVPDGDGLRRLWQQTMNEELPDHWQEDDRVHNWMLVQMRSEEHDLSSFMQVKRFAFVGQEWSQDSGLLTPTLKLKRRKICELYSDLIRDLYPKEN; this comes from the coding sequence ATGGATTCAACGGAGAGTAGTTGTCCCGGCCTGGTTCAGGTGGAGAAGGCGAATTGCCTCTCTGATCTTCTGCTGGCATCACCGCCTGACTGGCTTGATAAACCGATGCTGCGTTTTCGCCAGGCTGATGGAACATGGAAACAGTGGAGTCGTATCCGGGTACAGCAGGCGGTACTGCGTGTGGCGGCATGGCTGGAATCCAGCGGTGTAAAAGCCGGTGATCGGGTCGGCATTCTCGGCCATAACTGCCCGGAGTGGTTTATTGCCGATTTCGCTATTTTAAGATTGGGGGCGGTAACCGTTCCGGCCTATTTCACTGACCCACTTGAGGCAGTGCAGTATGTCTTTGCAGATGCAGGTGTCTCGGCCATCTTTGTTGAGGAGGGGGATCAGCTGGAGAAGCTGGAGGGGATAGATAAACCTCTGCTGCCATTTCATGGTGAGTCCGACTCGATCAGTGCGATTGCTCTGGATGAGAGTTGGGATCATCGGCTTGAAGCCTGTAGTCCTGAGCGTGATATGCTGGCGACACTGATCTACACCTCCGGCACAACCGGCTTTCCCAAAGGGGTGATGTTAAGCCATGATAATCTGCTCTCTGATGTGGCCGCGGGCCTTGGCGGGGTGGCTGTTTTTTCCGATGATGTTTTCCTCTCTTTTCTGCCTGCATCCCACGCCTTTGAGCGTACTGTCGGCCATTTTCTGCCTACCGTATGCGGTTCAGAGATCGCTTATGCGGAAGCAGTGACCACGTTGCTGCGGGATATGCCGGAGGTAAAACCCACAGTGATGATCTCTGTGCCACGCCTGTATGAGAAGATCTATGCCGGTGTGCAGGCCAAGCTGGCTGATGGGCCGGCTATCAAACAGAAGCTGTTCAAGCTGGCTCAAAAGCTGGGTATGGAACAGTTCGAACTGGAGCAGCAGGGACGCTCCTTAAGCGTTGGTAAAGCAGTGATCTGGTCTCTCCTGGATAATGTTGTTAATGCCAAACTGCGTGAAAAGATGGGTGGCTCTATTCGTGCTTTTATCTCTGGTGGTGCTGCCCTGCATCCTGATATTGCCTGTTTCCTGCTGGCTGCCGGTATCAAGGTGTTGCCGGGTTACGGGCTGACTGAAACCTCCCCCGTGCTTTCAGTAAATCGTTTTGGTGCCATTAAACCGGAAACGGTAGGTCCAGCCCTGCCCGGTGTTGAAATCAAGGTGGCTGAGGATGGAGAGCTGCTGGTGAAAGGGCCGATGGTGATGCAGGGCTACTGGCAGAGGCAGGAGGAGAGTGCCGCCATGTTTGATGCTGATGGCTGGCTGTTAACCGGTGATATCGTTGAGGTTGATGCTGATGGTTATATCAAAATCGTGGATAGGAAAAAGGAGATTATGGTGCTCTCCAATGGTGAGAATGTTGCACCTGCTGTGATTGAGCAGCATCTGACCCAGTCACCGGCTATTCTGCAGGCCATGGTTGTGGCCGATAACAGGCCTGATGTGGTGGCGCTGATTGTGCCCGATGGTGATGGCCTGCGCAGGTTGTGGCAGCAGACGATGAATGAAGAGCTGCCGGATCACTGGCAGGAGGATGACAGGGTACATAACTGGATGCTGGTTCAGATGCGCAGTGAAGAGCACGATCTTTCCAGCTTTATGCAGGTCAAACGTTTTGCTTTTGTTGGGCAGGAGTGGAGTCAGGATTCAGGTCTACTGACACCGACCCTGAAGCTGAAACGTCGAAAAATATGTGAGCTCTATAGCGATCTGATCCGGGATCTCTACCCCAAAGAAAACTGA